A single region of the Amia ocellicauda isolate fAmiCal2 chromosome 8, fAmiCal2.hap1, whole genome shotgun sequence genome encodes:
- the LOC136755173 gene encoding E3 ubiquitin-protein ligase ARK2C isoform X2 — translation MVLVHVGYLVLPVFGSVRNRGAHFNRHQHSHATSCRQFHLAPPPQMPSEFPLPHPGQSQPSMTPHLPPPPHQHGTPLHQPLAPLPPPQFQDVPGPPFLPQALHQQYLIQQQLLEAQHRRILPHSRRTQERAPLHPHRLRSGYDYTPSLHVPQSLGQQPRYLAEGTDWDLSVDAGLSHHQYQLRQLPQHYQHYLASPRMHHFPRNTSSAQVVVHEIRNYPYPQLHLLALQGLNPSRHASAVRESYELEDRLGSVNRGAVQTTIERYTFPHKYKKRRPQELKIAMVVEEESDIDEKCTICLSMLEDGEDVRRLPCMHLFHQACVDQWLATSRKCPICRVDIETQLTPDS, via the exons GGGCCCACTTCAACAGGCATCAGCACAGCCATGCTACCTCCTGCCGGCAGTTCCATCTGGCACCCCCGCCCCAGATGCCCTCCGAGTTCCCGCTGCCCCACCCCGGGCAGAGCCAGCCGAGCATGACCCCCCACCTACCGCCCCCACCACACCAGCACGGGACCCCCCTGCACCAGCCCCTGGCCCCGCTGCCCCCTCCGCAGTTCCAGGATGTCCCGGGACCCCCGTTCCTACCTCAGGCCTTGCATCAGCAGTACCTCATCCAGCAGCAGCTCCTCGAGGCGCAGCACCGACGGATCCTCCCGCACTCCAG ACGCACCCAGGAGCGGGCCCCCCTGCACCCCCACAGACTGCGCTCGGGCTACGACTACACGCCCTCGCTGCACGTCCCGCAGTCCCTAGGACAGCAGCCCAGGTACCTGGCCGAGGGCACTGACTG GGATCTCAGTGTGGACGCCGGGCTCTCCCACCACCAGTATCAGCTCAGGCAGCTCCCCCAGCACTATCAGCATTACCTGGCCTCTCCCAGGATGCATCACTTTCCCAGAAACACTTCCTCGGCACAAGTG GTTGTCCATGAGATCAGAAACTACCCGTATCCACAGCTGCACCTGCTGGCTCTGCAGGGACTCAACCCGTCGCGTCACGCCTCAGCAGTGAGGGAGAGTTACGAG CTGGAGGACAGGCTTGGCAGTGTGAACCGTGGCGCTGTGCAGACCACCATCGAGAGATACACCTTCCCCCACAAGTACAAGAAG AGAAGACCCCAGGAACTGAAGATAGCCATGGTTGTGGAGGAGGAGTCGGACATTGATGAGAAATGCACAATCTGTCTCTCCATGCTGGAGGATGGGGAGGATGTCAG GAGGTTACCCTGCATGCATCTCTTCCACCAAGCCTGTGTGGACCAGTGGCTGGCCACCAGCAGGAAGTGCCCGATCTGCCGAGTGGACATTGAGACGCAGCTGACGCCCGACAGCTGA
- the LOC136755173 gene encoding E3 ubiquitin-protein ligase ARK2C isoform X1 has protein sequence MVLVHVGYLVLPVFGSVRNRGAHFNRHQHSHATSCRQFHLAPPPQMPSEFPLPHPGQSQPSMTPHLPPPPHQHGTPLHQPLAPLPPPQFQDVPGPPFLPQALHQQYLIQQQLLEAQHRRILPHSRRTQERAPLHPHRLRSGYDYTPSLHVPQSLGQQPRYLAEGTDWDLSVDAGLSHHQYQLRQLPQHYQHYLASPRMHHFPRNTSSAQVVVHEIRNYPYPQLHLLALQGLNPSRHASAVRESYEELLQLEDRLGSVNRGAVQTTIERYTFPHKYKKRRPQELKIAMVVEEESDIDEKCTICLSMLEDGEDVRRLPCMHLFHQACVDQWLATSRKCPICRVDIETQLTPDS, from the exons GGGCCCACTTCAACAGGCATCAGCACAGCCATGCTACCTCCTGCCGGCAGTTCCATCTGGCACCCCCGCCCCAGATGCCCTCCGAGTTCCCGCTGCCCCACCCCGGGCAGAGCCAGCCGAGCATGACCCCCCACCTACCGCCCCCACCACACCAGCACGGGACCCCCCTGCACCAGCCCCTGGCCCCGCTGCCCCCTCCGCAGTTCCAGGATGTCCCGGGACCCCCGTTCCTACCTCAGGCCTTGCATCAGCAGTACCTCATCCAGCAGCAGCTCCTCGAGGCGCAGCACCGACGGATCCTCCCGCACTCCAG ACGCACCCAGGAGCGGGCCCCCCTGCACCCCCACAGACTGCGCTCGGGCTACGACTACACGCCCTCGCTGCACGTCCCGCAGTCCCTAGGACAGCAGCCCAGGTACCTGGCCGAGGGCACTGACTG GGATCTCAGTGTGGACGCCGGGCTCTCCCACCACCAGTATCAGCTCAGGCAGCTCCCCCAGCACTATCAGCATTACCTGGCCTCTCCCAGGATGCATCACTTTCCCAGAAACACTTCCTCGGCACAAGTG GTTGTCCATGAGATCAGAAACTACCCGTATCCACAGCTGCACCTGCTGGCTCTGCAGGGACTCAACCCGTCGCGTCACGCCTCAGCAGTGAGGGAGAGTTACGAG GAGCTGCTGCAGCTGGAGGACAGGCTTGGCAGTGTGAACCGTGGCGCTGTGCAGACCACCATCGAGAGATACACCTTCCCCCACAAGTACAAGAAG AGAAGACCCCAGGAACTGAAGATAGCCATGGTTGTGGAGGAGGAGTCGGACATTGATGAGAAATGCACAATCTGTCTCTCCATGCTGGAGGATGGGGAGGATGTCAG GAGGTTACCCTGCATGCATCTCTTCCACCAAGCCTGTGTGGACCAGTGGCTGGCCACCAGCAGGAAGTGCCCGATCTGCCGAGTGGACATTGAGACGCAGCTGACGCCCGACAGCTGA